The following proteins are co-located in the Pseudomonas sp. DY-1 genome:
- a CDS encoding cytochrome c3 family protein has protein sequence MKWLYLLVCLGLLALLGYGLAQGHAELVRQRPLLPLNFDHGVHGQVNCLNCHHDYADRSPAPPSGDRTCLFCHKRSQELAVRIEQDFHQLCRGCHLERVQAIEAAGPVRACQQCHAPAILP, from the coding sequence ATGAAGTGGCTCTACCTGTTGGTCTGCCTCGGACTGCTGGCGCTGCTGGGCTACGGCCTTGCGCAGGGGCACGCCGAGTTGGTGCGACAGCGTCCTTTGCTGCCGCTGAACTTCGATCACGGCGTACATGGCCAGGTGAATTGCCTGAACTGCCATCACGACTACGCTGACCGCTCCCCGGCCCCGCCTTCCGGTGACCGCACTTGCCTGTTCTGCCACAAGAGGTCTCAGGAGCTGGCCGTGCGCATTGAGCAGGACTTCCACCAACTCTGCCGGGGCTGCCACCTGGAACGGGTGCAGGCCATCGAGGCCGCCGGCCCGGTGCGGGCCTGTCAGCAATGCCATGCGCCCGCGATTCTTCCGTAG
- a CDS encoding DUF3203 family protein, with the protein MTVSIDLDRDLCSLELNGKLIELPINQVVVRTDEVMCASVIRCVEGNAVISEDQAQMLIGAGAKDDRKHLFVDGGNGPGEH; encoded by the coding sequence ATGACCGTCAGCATTGATCTGGATCGCGACCTCTGCAGCCTGGAACTCAACGGCAAGCTGATCGAACTGCCGATCAACCAGGTCGTGGTCAGAACCGATGAAGTGATGTGCGCTTCGGTGATCCGGTGCGTGGAGGGCAATGCGGTGATCAGCGAGGACCAGGCGCAGATGCTGATCGGCGCCGGGGCCAAGGATGACCGCAAGCACCTGTTCGTCGACGGAGGAAACGGACCGGGCGAGCACTGA
- a CDS encoding TonB-dependent receptor has protein sequence MPYRSLSRIARPLALHRLTTPEYALTLLLALGGLVTPAHAEDSAAKPGAKEDTALEKVTVTARRREEDVQEVPTPITTLSGDNLEAQKVYKVQDLQQVLPSVNVAYIHARQSSVAVRGIGNNPASDGLEGSAGIYLDNIYLGRPGMAVFDLLDVEQLELLRGPQGTLFGKNTTAGVINISTRKPTFTPERSLQLSGGERGYFQGRGSVSGALTESVAGRLSFYRTREDGYIDNQHDGRTFVGGEREGARGQLLFEPNEDFSLRWITDYNQEDSTNGVWALYGVSDRFRQRAALIGANPQLDVKKREVNIDSVQSVNVWQGGSSLEANWNLDSGYTFTSISGYRYWHFVPHNDADLTDVSAIVDSGVEVHDRQFSQEFRLASPTGGAFDYVVGAYLFNQNLGNNTRTQYGPFADLYLTGANRNLFNNVSTQTNGKIETDSFALFGQGNLHITDRLDFTFGLRGTYEEKQARLHRFAPVGGANLTGPLAAARQAQLGALDTGDFGLHNAAPSGLLSLSYKVSDGLLGYASLAHGEKSGGVNLVAPVAGLGSDSLIVGPERANDAELGFKSTLDDGRLLFNANIFWTGIHGYQATTLTTTAASLTPVSVLANAGSVRSRGVEFESSWRPLRGLTLNANGSFNDVTYLSFKDAPCPGEINTVTPTAKCDLTGERVVGASRWIGNVNGEYTWQTGNGLRPYVNASYSYRSEAEGTLDNSELSKIDGYGLANFAAGIRADLGDGLLDTSLWVRNAFDKDYYLTAFAFSNGAYTASVGQPRTAGVSLRYDF, from the coding sequence ATGCCATACCGCTCTCTCTCTCGCATTGCCAGGCCATTGGCCCTGCACCGCCTGACGACTCCCGAATACGCCCTGACCCTGTTGCTCGCCCTCGGCGGCCTGGTTACGCCCGCCCATGCCGAAGATTCCGCCGCCAAGCCCGGCGCCAAGGAAGATACGGCGCTGGAGAAAGTCACGGTCACCGCTCGCCGTCGCGAGGAGGACGTGCAAGAGGTGCCGACGCCCATCACGACCCTCAGCGGCGACAATCTCGAGGCGCAGAAGGTCTACAAGGTTCAGGACCTGCAGCAGGTACTGCCCAGCGTCAACGTCGCCTACATCCATGCGCGCCAGTCCAGCGTGGCGGTGCGCGGCATCGGCAATAACCCCGCGAGCGATGGCCTGGAGGGTAGCGCCGGCATCTACCTGGACAACATCTACCTGGGGCGGCCGGGCATGGCCGTGTTCGACCTGCTCGACGTGGAGCAGCTGGAACTGTTGCGGGGACCGCAGGGCACCCTGTTCGGCAAGAACACCACGGCGGGCGTGATCAACATCAGCACCCGCAAGCCCACCTTTACCCCCGAGCGCAGCCTGCAGCTGTCCGGCGGCGAGCGCGGCTACTTCCAGGGCAGGGGCTCGGTATCCGGCGCGCTGACCGAGTCAGTCGCTGGGCGTCTGTCGTTCTATCGCACTCGTGAGGACGGCTATATCGACAACCAGCATGACGGCCGCACCTTCGTAGGCGGCGAGCGGGAAGGCGCACGCGGGCAGTTGCTGTTCGAACCGAACGAAGACTTCAGCCTGCGCTGGATCACCGATTACAACCAGGAGGATTCCACCAACGGTGTCTGGGCGCTGTATGGCGTGTCGGACCGCTTCCGCCAGCGTGCCGCGCTGATCGGCGCCAACCCGCAGCTCGATGTGAAGAAGCGCGAGGTGAACATCGACTCGGTGCAGTCAGTGAATGTCTGGCAGGGCGGATCGTCGCTCGAGGCCAACTGGAACCTGGACAGCGGCTACACCTTCACCTCCATCAGCGGTTACCGCTACTGGCACTTCGTCCCGCACAACGATGCCGACCTCACCGATGTCTCGGCGATCGTCGACAGCGGGGTCGAAGTCCACGACCGGCAGTTCTCCCAGGAATTCCGACTGGCCTCGCCCACCGGTGGTGCTTTCGACTATGTGGTGGGTGCCTACCTGTTCAACCAGAACCTCGGCAACAACACGCGCACCCAGTACGGTCCCTTCGCCGATCTTTACCTCACCGGGGCAAACCGCAACCTCTTCAACAACGTTTCCACCCAAACCAACGGCAAGATAGAAACCGACAGCTTCGCGCTGTTCGGCCAGGGTAACTTGCATATCACCGACCGCCTGGACTTCACCTTCGGCCTGCGTGGCACCTACGAGGAGAAGCAGGCGCGGCTGCACCGCTTCGCCCCGGTGGGCGGCGCCAATCTGACCGGGCCGCTGGCGGCTGCACGGCAAGCGCAATTGGGCGCACTGGATACCGGCGACTTCGGCCTGCACAACGCCGCACCGTCCGGGCTGCTCAGCCTCAGCTACAAGGTCAGCGACGGACTGCTCGGCTACGCCAGCCTGGCCCACGGCGAGAAGTCCGGTGGGGTCAACCTGGTGGCGCCTGTGGCGGGGCTGGGAAGCGATTCGCTGATCGTCGGCCCCGAGCGTGCCAACGACGCCGAGCTGGGATTCAAGAGCACCCTCGACGACGGCCGCCTGCTGTTCAACGCGAACATCTTCTGGACCGGTATCCACGGCTACCAGGCCACCACCCTGACCACCACCGCGGCCTCGCTGACGCCCGTATCGGTGCTGGCCAACGCCGGTAGCGTGCGTTCCCGTGGCGTGGAGTTCGAATCCAGTTGGCGCCCGCTGCGCGGGCTGACCCTGAACGCCAACGGCTCGTTCAACGACGTCACCTACCTGAGCTTCAAGGACGCGCCGTGCCCGGGCGAGATCAACACCGTGACCCCCACTGCCAAATGCGACCTCACCGGCGAGCGGGTGGTGGGCGCTTCGCGCTGGATCGGCAACGTCAACGGTGAGTACACCTGGCAGACCGGCAATGGCCTGCGCCCCTACGTCAATGCCAGCTACTCCTACCGTTCCGAAGCCGAAGGCACCCTGGACAACTCCGAGCTTTCCAAGATCGACGGCTACGGCCTGGCCAACTTCGCCGCCGGCATCCGCGCCGATCTCGGTGACGGCCTGCTGGACACCTCGCTCTGGGTGCGCAACGCCTTCGACAAGGACTACTACCTGACCGCCTTCGCCTTCAGCAACGGCGCCTACACCGCTTCCGTGGGCCAGCCGCGCACTGCCGGCGTGTCCCTGCGTTACGACTTCTGA
- a CDS encoding ferric reductase-like transmembrane domain-containing protein yields the protein MVALTLRLAILSALPYVLVFLVDAMPGLAPAWDFANAAGLFGGVILLLLFVYCGRPMSRPYFDGKFFMVLHRDLGYAVLILLALHVGLLLVDEPLVVDYLLPSASLPMLAGTLAALLLLILVPISLPAVRQRLWRHHLRFRRWHYGISSVLLVLLAVHVIGTGFYTGACWKAVLWGVITSCALIWPLLPRSPLAPAEGHRRRNTGGLASRLCAGLLVFVLCLAGGYALLTNSDLPL from the coding sequence ATGGTCGCGCTGACATTGCGCCTTGCCATCCTCAGTGCGCTGCCCTACGTGCTGGTGTTCCTGGTCGACGCCATGCCCGGTCTCGCGCCCGCCTGGGACTTTGCCAACGCTGCAGGCCTGTTCGGTGGCGTGATCCTCCTCCTCTTGTTCGTCTACTGCGGCCGGCCGATGTCGCGGCCGTACTTCGACGGGAAGTTCTTCATGGTCCTGCATCGTGACCTGGGCTACGCGGTGCTGATCCTGTTGGCGCTGCACGTTGGCCTGCTGCTAGTGGACGAGCCGCTGGTGGTGGATTACCTGCTGCCTTCGGCTTCCCTGCCCATGCTGGCCGGCACGCTCGCTGCCTTGCTGCTGCTGATTCTCGTGCCCATCAGTCTCCCCGCCGTGCGCCAGCGCCTGTGGCGTCATCACCTGCGTTTTCGCCGTTGGCACTACGGGATCAGTTCCGTGCTGCTGGTGCTACTGGCGGTGCACGTGATCGGGACCGGGTTCTACACCGGTGCGTGCTGGAAGGCCGTGCTCTGGGGCGTCATCACCAGCTGCGCACTGATCTGGCCCCTGCTGCCGCGTAGCCCCCTGGCGCCAGCCGAGGGGCACAGGCGTCGTAACACGGGGGGACTCGCCAGCCGGCTCTGCGCGGGCCTGTTGGTGTTCGTCCTGTGCCTGGCCGGGGGCTACGCCCTGCTGACCAACAGCGATCTGCCGCTATGA
- a CDS encoding Ig-like domain-containing protein, whose amino-acid sequence MNKWPCLLLTTLGLAVEGIDTAEAALEAVHPGPYTASTGYFPQWYQDSDGQSLELCQSKALSPTGGYMCTLLPEPGQFDDLQPMVFPNNWPSELFWFMAEASIPDAGNYGLEVYTAAVEAAFALEVPRVGDQQSFARIRIRATIPTPGRYTVTHPYGVDVFDVTAADIAERGGRRAINMTRDIGIGAPGVFSGALTGDVGPFLKGPGYPYPGTNPETGEAEQFIGDPNVPSAVTGSPFDTNYVEISGPAGTIRTDLFSVSGKVFDSRAATPVEIERASYRRTNQGTRLEVFANGPEDADFCYRETLELVQDGTNPACLADMVNDGAGFFFAHNPAPGVLPPFVVVTATDPSGATKPTSLSKEVTDVVKVSTARYNWADNSLTIEASSSDEVQIPDLAAQGFGRLTKAGVLQSLRVTDLAQPPAVVTVKSAAGGADTEPVVVVGSAPEEVPNQPPVALSDGASTSFGVPVTIAVLVNDSDADGDVPLSITDLNQPAPGLGTVALNGSTSVIYTPPPVVNSPLTATFTYRAQDVRGAASAPATVTVSVSPNQPPVATADTGATLGVPLTLNVLTNDSDPEGNVPLTVVNLTQPAAGQGTVSTNGTSITYTPPANVTAAFAATFTYQARDAFGALSTQVNVTVQVSPPPAAAENFTVATNEFTLRSNNRVTWALDGTSSVTVGNSVRVQVTTTTGLLDLGSVVVPASGRWRMSVTTTGAVPTASPTATITTSQGTVRTVTLVPR is encoded by the coding sequence ATGAACAAGTGGCCCTGCCTGCTTCTCACAACCCTGGGTCTCGCTGTCGAAGGCATCGACACGGCCGAGGCCGCCCTCGAGGCGGTCCACCCAGGCCCATACACCGCATCCACCGGCTATTTCCCGCAGTGGTACCAGGACAGCGACGGCCAGAGCCTGGAGCTCTGCCAATCCAAGGCCCTCAGCCCCACCGGCGGCTACATGTGCACCCTGCTGCCGGAACCGGGCCAGTTCGATGACCTGCAGCCGATGGTCTTCCCCAACAACTGGCCCAGCGAGCTGTTCTGGTTCATGGCCGAGGCCAGCATCCCGGACGCGGGCAATTACGGTCTCGAGGTCTACACCGCTGCCGTCGAAGCCGCCTTTGCCCTGGAAGTGCCGCGCGTCGGCGACCAGCAGAGCTTCGCGCGCATCCGCATCCGCGCCACCATCCCCACGCCGGGCAGATACACGGTCACCCACCCCTACGGCGTGGATGTCTTCGACGTGACCGCGGCTGATATCGCAGAACGAGGTGGCCGTCGCGCCATCAACATGACCCGCGATATCGGTATCGGCGCGCCGGGCGTGTTCAGTGGTGCCCTCACCGGCGACGTCGGCCCCTTCCTGAAAGGCCCTGGCTACCCCTATCCGGGCACCAATCCGGAAACCGGCGAAGCAGAGCAGTTCATCGGCGACCCCAACGTCCCCTCGGCCGTGACGGGCAGCCCCTTCGACACCAACTACGTCGAGATCAGCGGGCCGGCGGGGACCATCCGTACCGACCTGTTCTCGGTCTCCGGCAAGGTGTTCGACTCCCGCGCCGCCACCCCGGTGGAAATCGAACGGGCCAGCTACCGGCGCACCAACCAGGGCACGCGCCTGGAAGTGTTCGCCAATGGTCCGGAAGATGCCGACTTCTGCTACCGGGAAACCCTGGAGCTGGTCCAGGACGGTACCAACCCGGCCTGCCTGGCGGACATGGTCAACGACGGCGCCGGCTTCTTCTTCGCCCACAACCCGGCACCGGGCGTGCTGCCGCCCTTCGTCGTGGTGACCGCTACCGACCCGTCGGGCGCCACCAAACCGACTTCGCTTTCCAAGGAAGTCACGGACGTGGTGAAAGTCAGCACCGCTCGCTACAACTGGGCCGACAATTCGCTGACCATCGAAGCCAGCTCCAGCGATGAGGTGCAGATTCCCGACCTCGCCGCCCAGGGCTTCGGCCGTCTGACCAAGGCCGGCGTCCTGCAGTCCCTGCGGGTCACTGACCTGGCTCAGCCGCCAGCTGTGGTTACGGTCAAGTCCGCCGCTGGCGGTGCCGATACCGAGCCTGTGGTGGTGGTCGGCAGCGCACCGGAAGAAGTGCCCAACCAGCCGCCGGTGGCGCTCAGCGACGGCGCCAGCACCAGCTTCGGCGTACCGGTGACCATCGCCGTGCTGGTCAACGACAGTGATGCCGACGGCGACGTCCCGCTCAGCATCACCGATCTGAACCAGCCCGCCCCCGGCCTAGGCACCGTGGCCCTGAACGGCAGCACCAGCGTGATCTACACGCCGCCGCCGGTGGTCAACAGTCCGCTCACCGCGACCTTCACCTACCGCGCCCAGGACGTACGCGGCGCGGCGTCGGCTCCGGCGACCGTTACGGTCAGTGTCAGCCCCAACCAGCCGCCTGTGGCCACCGCCGATACCGGCGCGACACTCGGCGTACCGCTGACCCTGAACGTGCTGACCAACGACAGCGATCCGGAAGGCAACGTGCCGCTGACCGTGGTCAACCTCACCCAGCCGGCAGCCGGCCAGGGCACGGTGAGCACCAACGGCACCAGCATCACCTACACCCCGCCGGCCAATGTCACCGCTGCCTTCGCCGCCACCTTCACCTACCAGGCCCGGGACGCCTTCGGCGCCCTCTCCACCCAGGTGAACGTGACCGTGCAGGTATCGCCGCCACCGGCCGCTGCGGAGAACTTCACCGTCGCCACCAACGAGTTCACCCTGCGCTCCAACAACCGGGTGACCTGGGCCCTGGACGGCACCAGCTCGGTCACCGTCGGCAACAGTGTGCGGGTCCAGGTGACCACCACCACCGGCCTGCTGGACCTGGGCTCGGTCGTGGTGCCGGCAAGCGGACGCTGGCGGATGTCGGTGACCACCACCGGCGCGGTTCCCACCGCGAGCCCGACGGCCACCATCACCACCTCTCAGGGCACGGTTCGCACCGTAACCCTGGTTCCCCGCTAG
- a CDS encoding glutathione S-transferase C-terminal domain-containing protein, with protein MTTLFIAPGACSLASHIAVHELGLPIQIEKVALRTPDSPIHAINPLGRVPALQLDDGTVLTENSAILPFLADQVPGTPLFAPAGSAERGQIQGWLGYLAAEVHTASFRPLNRPERYSADESAHTGIREQARIQLFKAFEHIERHLEGRQWLVGERFTLADIYLGVFATWLTRLGAPFDGLDNVTRLRQKWLERPAVQEALRDEGLLK; from the coding sequence ATGACCACATTGTTCATCGCCCCCGGTGCCTGCTCGCTGGCCTCCCACATCGCCGTGCACGAACTGGGGTTGCCTATCCAGATCGAAAAGGTCGCCTTGCGCACACCGGATTCGCCCATCCACGCCATCAACCCACTGGGCCGCGTGCCCGCCCTGCAACTGGACGACGGCACGGTGCTGACCGAGAACAGCGCCATCCTGCCTTTCCTTGCCGACCAGGTTCCCGGTACTCCGCTGTTCGCTCCGGCCGGCAGCGCCGAGCGCGGGCAGATCCAGGGCTGGCTCGGCTACCTTGCCGCGGAGGTTCACACTGCCTCATTCCGCCCGCTGAACCGCCCGGAGCGTTACTCCGCCGACGAATCCGCGCATACCGGTATCCGTGAACAGGCGCGTATTCAGTTGTTCAAGGCGTTCGAGCACATCGAGCGGCACCTGGAGGGGCGCCAGTGGCTGGTGGGTGAGCGCTTCACCCTGGCGGACATTTATCTCGGCGTCTTCGCCACCTGGTTGACCCGCCTGGGTGCGCCGTTCGATGGCCTGGACAACGTCACCCGTCTGCGCCAGAAGTGGCTCGAACGTCCGGCAGTGCAAGAGGCGCTGCGTGACGAGGGACTGCTCAAGTAA
- a CDS encoding sigma-54 dependent transcriptional regulator: MEHSVLIVEDDEMLAGNIQTYLERKNFEALVCHSAEEALELLRDQVPDVLLTDNSLPGMSGHELIREVSNRAPQIKPIMMTGYGNIEDAVQAMKAGAFHYLTKPVALAELKLLLDKALDAQRLEHKLDFYQSRAAQNAGLAALIGESPAMMEVKSMVRQLLDAESRMADAELPAVLIEGETGTGKELIARALHFDGARSNGPFVEFNCASIPAHLLEAELFGHEKGAFTDAKDRRLGLVEAADGGTLFLDEVGEMDLVLQAKLLKLLEDRTIRRIGSVKERKVNLRIISATNCNLEQMVQQGKFRRDLFFRLRIISVRVPRLYARGDDILLLARHFLKQHGKRYGKSGLHFSVEAEHLLQSYSWPGNVRELRNMLEQTVLLSQGQLIGAAQLHICPSLVEDSTAHYRTDGNGHGAEPEAEREMVIRMLDKTDWNVTKSARLLGLTRDMLRYRIEKLGLIRPDRRH, from the coding sequence ATGGAACACAGCGTATTGATAGTCGAAGACGACGAGATGCTGGCCGGCAATATCCAGACTTACCTGGAGCGCAAGAACTTCGAGGCCCTGGTATGCCATTCGGCTGAAGAGGCACTGGAACTGTTGCGGGACCAGGTGCCCGATGTACTGCTCACCGACAACTCGCTGCCGGGTATGAGCGGTCATGAGCTGATCCGCGAGGTGAGCAACCGTGCTCCGCAGATCAAACCGATCATGATGACCGGCTACGGCAACATCGAGGACGCGGTGCAGGCGATGAAGGCCGGCGCCTTCCACTACCTGACCAAGCCGGTGGCGCTGGCCGAGCTCAAGTTGCTGCTGGACAAGGCCCTGGACGCCCAGCGCCTGGAGCACAAGCTGGACTTCTACCAAAGCCGTGCAGCGCAGAATGCCGGGCTGGCCGCGCTGATCGGCGAGTCGCCGGCGATGATGGAAGTCAAATCCATGGTGCGCCAGTTGCTGGATGCCGAAAGCCGCATGGCCGACGCCGAACTGCCTGCGGTGCTGATCGAAGGCGAGACCGGGACCGGCAAGGAGCTGATCGCCCGCGCTCTGCACTTCGACGGCGCTCGCAGCAATGGCCCCTTCGTCGAGTTCAACTGCGCCTCGATCCCCGCGCACCTGCTGGAGGCCGAGTTGTTTGGCCATGAGAAGGGCGCTTTCACCGATGCCAAGGATCGGCGCCTGGGCCTGGTGGAAGCGGCCGATGGCGGCACCCTGTTCCTCGACGAAGTCGGCGAGATGGACCTGGTGCTCCAGGCCAAGCTGCTCAAGCTGCTGGAAGACCGCACCATCCGCCGCATCGGTTCGGTGAAGGAGCGCAAGGTCAACCTGCGCATCATCAGCGCGACCAACTGCAACCTCGAACAGATGGTTCAGCAGGGCAAGTTCCGCCGCGATCTGTTCTTCCGCCTGCGTATCATCTCTGTCCGTGTGCCTCGGCTTTATGCCCGCGGCGACGACATCCTGCTGCTGGCTCGGCATTTCCTCAAACAGCACGGCAAGCGCTATGGCAAGTCGGGGCTGCATTTCTCCGTCGAGGCCGAGCACCTGCTGCAGAGCTACAGCTGGCCGGGGAACGTGCGCGAGCTGCGCAACATGCTGGAGCAGACCGTGCTGCTGTCGCAGGGGCAACTGATCGGCGCCGCGCAATTGCACATCTGCCCGAGCCTGGTGGAGGACTCCACTGCCCACTACCGCACCGATGGCAATGGTCATGGCGCCGAGCCCGAGGCCGAGCGGGAAATGGTCATTCGCATGCTCGACAAGACCGACTGGAACGTCACCAAGTCCGCCCGCCTCCTGGGCCTGACGCGGGACATGCTGCGCTACCGAATCGAAAAACTGGGCCTGATCCGGCCGGATCGCCGTCACTGA
- a CDS encoding TauD/TfdA family dioxygenase, protein MSTVVTALRQPLDGLRIEPLAAPLGAEVRGLDGRRDLTSAQILALKQALRDHHILIFKGQELDDAQYLRFTSWFGSVFQPHPDYLVLSSGTDGKAPDIVKVANTEDGELSNIALPAHSDHHWTPTPSAGSLLYALEVPEEGGETTWTNLALAYSALDEDTRREIDGLKLINYNPFVRLRDGYNVGITYRTPDIEPIQGTEHPLVRTHPESGKRLLYLGVHTEVEIPGYAADKGVELIGRLREHLKDPRFSYTHRWEVGDIVYWDNQATLHARNGFPATQRRRLKRISLAGSRPF, encoded by the coding sequence ATGAGCACTGTCGTCACCGCCTTGCGCCAGCCCCTCGACGGGCTGCGCATCGAACCCCTCGCCGCACCCCTGGGCGCCGAGGTTCGTGGCCTGGATGGCCGCCGCGACCTGACCTCGGCACAGATCCTCGCCCTCAAGCAGGCCCTGCGCGACCATCACATCCTGATCTTCAAGGGCCAGGAACTGGACGATGCGCAGTACCTGCGTTTCACCTCCTGGTTCGGCTCGGTGTTCCAGCCCCATCCGGATTACCTGGTGCTGTCTTCGGGCACCGACGGCAAGGCGCCGGACATCGTCAAAGTGGCCAACACCGAAGATGGCGAACTGAGCAACATCGCTCTGCCGGCCCACAGCGATCACCACTGGACGCCGACCCCCTCGGCCGGCTCCCTGCTCTACGCGCTGGAGGTCCCGGAGGAGGGCGGCGAAACCACCTGGACCAACCTGGCCCTGGCCTACAGCGCGCTGGACGAAGACACCCGCCGCGAGATCGATGGCCTCAAACTGATCAACTACAACCCCTTCGTGCGCCTGCGTGACGGTTACAACGTCGGCATCACCTACCGCACGCCGGACATCGAACCCATCCAGGGCACCGAGCACCCGCTGGTACGTACCCATCCGGAGAGCGGCAAGCGCCTGCTCTACCTCGGCGTGCACACAGAAGTGGAAATCCCCGGCTACGCCGCGGACAAAGGCGTCGAACTCATCGGCCGCCTGCGCGAGCACCTCAAGGACCCGCGCTTCTCCTACACCCACCGCTGGGAAGTGGGCGACATCGTGTACTGGGACAATCAGGCTACGCTGCACGCCCGCAACGGCTTCCCGGCAACCCAGCGGCGCCGCCTGAAACGCATCAGCCTGGCCGGCAGCCGGCCCTTCTGA
- a CDS encoding curlin, producing the protein MNAAVLSRTVLLLVLGLGSGVPQAADLMDNFDLAGGNTDLASPQGAPLDQQALVRQLGDANVALLTQDGHSLLGQIIQNGSDQEAYILQEGVQNLASISQQGTGNQAYISQSGTNNRAEIGQVGADNSASIVQSGDGLNSSVTQYGNGLSVQVIQH; encoded by the coding sequence ATGAACGCCGCCGTCCTGTCGCGCACCGTCCTCCTCCTGGTCCTCGGGCTCGGAAGTGGCGTGCCGCAGGCGGCGGACCTGATGGACAACTTCGACCTGGCCGGCGGCAACACCGACCTCGCAAGCCCGCAAGGCGCCCCGCTGGACCAACAGGCCCTGGTGCGCCAGCTGGGCGACGCGAATGTCGCGTTGCTGACGCAGGACGGGCATTCGTTGCTGGGACAGATCATCCAGAACGGCAGCGACCAGGAGGCCTACATCCTCCAGGAAGGTGTGCAGAACCTGGCGTCCATCTCCCAGCAGGGCACGGGCAACCAGGCCTACATCTCCCAGAGTGGCACCAACAACCGGGCCGAGATCGGCCAGGTCGGTGCCGACAACAGCGCATCCATCGTGCAGTCCGGGGACGGACTGAACAGCAGCGTTACCCAGTACGGAAACGGCCTCAGCGTGCAGGTGATCCAGCACTGA
- a CDS encoding HAMP domain-containing sensor histidine kinase produces MSALSVIWDRYAIGKTGDSPPQFNLLRWFSLVSLVVIASVAIGLGIISTRFVVTESIERDAMLSSQFIQSIASAEIRHVALPASMTMGELLDARQDGHHPQHMLEARQRARNEFLDHLSMLPDALLANIYGADRVIVWSTNPALVGKDMSGNDDLEQAFSSPMQVASSYDEVTGGRAEQKFLRAPRTLFIENYIPLLDDQGNVASVVEIYKEPRDLVQRIQRGFVLIWMATAIGGGLIYFGLFWIVRRASGLLARQQSLLIANETFVALGEMSSAVAHSLRNPLAAIRSSAELAQELVDPPVRKNVADIISQVDRMSKWVRELLISARPLSGDSEAVEPVAVISEALHGFDQQIRHSGVRVEFHAEAAPAVVSHKVLLAQVLNSLFANAIEAMPNGGLLRIEVKPDSTGKRLLLAITDTGQGMTRKQETMAFKPYYTTKQGGLGVGLVMVKRIMERFGGKVSLTSREREGTRICLNFKVAGGRV; encoded by the coding sequence ATGAGCGCTCTGTCGGTGATCTGGGATAGGTATGCGATCGGCAAGACCGGCGATTCGCCGCCGCAATTCAACCTGCTGCGCTGGTTCTCGCTGGTCAGCCTGGTGGTGATCGCCAGCGTGGCCATTGGCCTGGGCATCATCTCCACGCGCTTCGTGGTGACCGAGAGCATCGAGCGCGACGCGATGCTCAGCTCGCAGTTCATCCAGTCCATCGCCTCGGCCGAAATCCGTCATGTGGCGCTGCCGGCGAGCATGACCATGGGCGAGCTGCTGGACGCCCGCCAGGACGGGCACCATCCGCAGCACATGCTGGAAGCCCGGCAGCGGGCCCGCAACGAATTCCTCGATCACCTCTCCATGCTGCCCGATGCCCTGCTGGCCAACATCTATGGCGCCGACCGGGTGATCGTCTGGTCCACCAACCCGGCGCTGGTGGGCAAGGACATGAGTGGCAACGACGATCTGGAACAGGCTTTTTCGTCACCGATGCAAGTCGCCTCCAGCTATGACGAGGTCACCGGAGGGCGTGCCGAGCAGAAGTTCCTGCGGGCACCTCGCACCCTGTTCATCGAGAACTACATCCCGTTGCTGGACGACCAGGGCAACGTGGCCTCGGTAGTGGAAATCTACAAGGAGCCCCGTGACCTGGTGCAGCGCATCCAGCGTGGCTTCGTGCTGATCTGGATGGCCACTGCCATCGGCGGCGGGCTGATCTATTTCGGCCTGTTCTGGATCGTGCGCCGGGCCTCGGGCCTGCTGGCCCGGCAGCAGAGCCTGCTGATCGCCAACGAAACTTTCGTCGCCCTGGGTGAGATGTCTTCCGCGGTGGCCCACAGCCTGCGCAATCCGCTGGCGGCGATACGCTCCAGTGCCGAACTCGCCCAGGAACTCGTGGACCCGCCGGTACGCAAGAACGTCGCGGACATCATCAGCCAGGTGGACCGTATGTCGAAGTGGGTACGCGAACTGCTGATTTCGGCGCGGCCGCTGTCCGGTGACTCCGAGGCAGTGGAACCGGTGGCAGTGATCAGCGAGGCGCTGCACGGCTTCGACCAGCAGATTCGCCATTCCGGTGTGCGGGTGGAGTTCCATGCCGAGGCGGCGCCGGCGGTGGTCAGCCACAAGGTGCTGCTGGCGCAGGTGCTCAACAGCCTGTTCGCCAACGCCATCGAAGCCATGCCCAACGGCGGCCTGCTACGCATCGAGGTCAAGCCCGACAGCACCGGCAAGCGCCTGCTGCTGGCCATCACCGATACCGGTCAGGGCATGACGCGCAAGCAGGAAACCATGGCCTTCAAGCCCTACTACACCACCAAGCAGGGTGGCCTCGGCGTGGGCCTGGTGATGGTCAAGCGGATCATGGAACGCTTCGGCGGCAAGGTCAGCCTGACCAGCCGCGAGCGTGAAGGCACCCGCATCTGCCTGAACTTCAAGGTTGCTGGAGGACGGGTGTGA